The Humulus lupulus chromosome 7, drHumLupu1.1, whole genome shotgun sequence region TTTAAGTCTAGATTCATTTGAAAAAATCAATTACAACCATATCAATTGTTATTttgaaaatatgtgatttaatctGCATGAAATCATCTTGATAATATCATATCTTCAATAATTTAATTACCATAAGAATCATTTTAGACCAAAATAAGAGTTAAAACTTTGACAACTCATCAATGAATCATACACAATTTTTACATGACACAAAATCAAGCTTTAATTTATAGAAATcatgataaaataaaataatatatttgtcaAACAAGGTCATAGAAATGTTTAGTTCATGTATCAATTTGTAATGTAGATGTCATATTCAATTTTATTAATTGAGTTTTTTACACGTAAACTTTTAAATTATTTGCTTTAtaatttgatgttgattattaattttgttgttgaaaaagtaaaattataaatattacttAAAAtgtatcaaaattaataaatagtcttcattttttctcaaaaaaGTAAACAATTACTTTTTCGGATTGGATTGGAATGATTTTGAGTTAGAGTTTGGACTGTATTGGACACATAGTACAGATTGAATTGGTTATGGCGATGAACACCTACCTCTCAAGGATAGACAGAGAAATTTTCCCAAGTGATATTAGTAGCTATACTAACTAATATCACCATGTTATAATAGGCTCAGTACAAATAAAGCAACACATTTAAGTACAACCAAGTTTACGTAATTGGTTGTTTGTTGAGCTTCGTGGTCCCTCCCTGTACTAAATCTTTCTGTTTCACTGGTCGCCCCGATGTTTTTCTTCAATTCTCATTAATGTCCATCTTCCAGAATCAGATTTTGCAAATAATAGAGGATCAAAACGCTGTCGTTTTTTCGTCGGATCACGACTCTCGAAAAGATAACCAGTCTTTAATGCCAATTTACGGAGGTCCCATTTGCGTTTTCAGTCGACGAAAGTGTCAGCGTTGAATTCGTCGAATTGATTGAGAAGACATGAGAGAGAGATGGTGAGCGAGAGAGAGTGTGAAAACTAAGTTTGATCAACAAATGGCCTTTGTGGGTCGGTCGATGTCACCAACCACTTTGGTCTTCTTGTCGTTATAAGCTCTGAAGTAACGACAACTGGGTCTTACGGCACTCCCAAAGCTTCGTCGTTTTCTAAAACTCTGTCTCGGTTAATCTGGGGAAAAGGGTATCTGGGTTATTCTCTCGGAGTTGTGTCTCTCTGAATTGTTCCTTAACTGTTTGATCATTTGCTTTTGTTCTCTGAAGATGGGAAATAAGCGTTTTTTGGTTCCGGCAGAGGAGTTGGACTTGTCTACTGTCAAATATAAACTGGAAGAGGCTAagggtgaattttttttttcatcaaggAATTCACATGTTTTTGGGGATTTTTTTATGTAGTTGTTTTGGGTTTGGCTATGAAAAGTTTGAAGCGATTGATGGAACTGAATTGGGTTTGTATGATGTTGTTGTTGCAGCTCCTCATTTGACTGGATTTGGCTTGAAGTTTTTTGTTAGGATTATTGAAACGCCGATGATAGGTTCCTTTATCATGTCTCTCTTGAAGAAGCAGAATAGGATTGTTGAGGTAAGCACTAAGCAGggttcaaatataattaattttgttagAAGGAAGAGGAGACTAAAATAACTTGTTAATTTAATTGGGTCTTGTAATTTGCAGTTGTTGCAGCAGACTGTGATACCGGAATCACCCATGTTCAGACCTGAATATCCTCCACAAGGTATTCTTACtttttattgtttgtttgtttgtttgaaaGTTATATTCTTTTTAGAATTTCCTCTGTTTCCTCTGTTTATAATTTTTATTCTCTGGTTGGTTATAAAGTATGAAGAGTCAAAAGACCATCTTCTTTACTTGTGTCTAATACTTAGCAATCGTCTTTGTATGGACATGAACATTCGAATCCAAACGCAGTATGATTAATAAACTTGTAACTCAACATGGCACTTGTAAATCcatttaataaatgtgatttctCGAATTCATCTCGATTAAGCACTCTTTAAATCAAAAGACACATataaattttgtaaaattaatcaaaattatatataatatattaaaaatgttAATAAGTTGGTTGTGATTGTATCATTTTGGCATAGAAAGGAATGGTACGATATTTGAAAACATAGAAAATAAAGCAGAGGACCTGTCGAAGAAGATCAAATTCTGGGTTGCATCCTGGGTTTACAAAACCAAAGGTTTCACTGAACTTGGCTTAAGAAACTGATGGTTATTTGTACTATTTTATGTATCGAAAGGATTATGTTCCTTAGGACCTTTATAATTGCCTTTTGTTACTACGGTTTTCCTCAGCCATATGTGTGAGGCTCCCTAATAAATTTGGGAGGAGGTCAGTCTAAGAACATTTGAGCTCtgtctctttttcaaaaaaaagaaaaagattgtATCATTTTGACATGACACTGCCTTTTAGGTAAATGTATAACGAGTCTCTTTTGAGTTAAATGTATCTACACATTATTATCAACACAAAATATCATACCATGTAAAAAATTGTTCATTCTATTTTAATGCTTGCGAGGCATATTAGGGTGTTCATATGTGTAAATGAATTGCTTATTCCCGTGGTTGCACTTGCAAAACTAAGATATATTATCCATAAATATGACACAACTATGATGTTGACTTTAGAATCAGAACTGGCTGTTGTCACTTTTGATGAAGATGGGAAACCTGAAGAGAGAGTTTCATTAACCTTGGAATGCCTTCCACAATATGATCCTGCTAAATGTTGGAATGGGGATACAAATCAAACTTTTCGCTATTGGAAGATACGTGACTATGCTCATGCTTATCGTTCAAGGATTGCAACACCTTCTATGGTGAGTTGATGTTActtcattaaaatatatattactatTCTTTTGCTAATGAATTCCAACATCACATGTTTATAGGTTGCAGAGCACGTAATTTCAGTTCTTGAGGAGTTTAGTTGCAAGAAACCTGCAATGCCTCTGTTGATTTCTTTTAATGCTGAGGAAGTCAGGAAGCAAGCTGCAGCGTCGACAAAAAGATTCGCGGAAGGTATTCTGGATCATATTATTTTTGCTTGTACATTTTCTGTTTCTGCTTCAGTTGCatcttaaaattttgaaaagatGCTGGACATCTCTGGTTTCTCTGTGTTGTACaagctttttttttcttatttttttgccTGAAAGAAAATTTTGAGTCATATTTGATTTGACTGAGGGCTGGAATTTTTACCACCAGTGATGGATATGCATTTTTAAAAAGGGAATTAAAATCCAGTTATAATAAGCTATGCCTAAAGCAACTAGTAAAAGCATTTCTCATGgaagatattttttttcttttttaaatgtcTCACAGAAGATTTGGTGAACTAAATCAATTCCATTAATATCCTAAGACGCACCTATTGATTTTGATTCTGTAGGCAATCCACTATCTATCTTGGATGGAATTTTTATGGCAATTAAGGATGATATAGACTGTTATCCTCATCCATCAAATGGTAACACTCTCCCCCATTTTGCTTTCCAATGATTGTATTTCTTTCTTTAATAACAGTTTACATCCATGGTGACAGGTGGAACAACATGGATGCACGAGGTTCGCCCTGTCAGCGAGGATGCAGTTAGTGTTTCGAAACTACGTAGATGTGGTGTAATTTTTGTAGGAAAGGCAAACATGCATGAATTGGGCATGGGTACAACTGGAAACAATCCTAATTATGGGTAAATTTATTTCTTGGCACTCATTAGATGTGAACATGAATTATGGTGTTTGATATCACTATAGACTGTCTCCAACGCCATGATTACATTTTTGCGTCAATGAATTCAATCTGGTGTTGGCCAAAACAAAAGGGCTTACAAATATTGTGTGCTTATGATCATGAATCTTTTTGTCATGCCTTTCTTGATTTATATCCTTCAATCTTCactgaattaatttttttttttaattatggatCAAGAACAACAAGAAATCCTCATGCAGTAGATAGGTACACGGGTGGATCTTCCTCAGGTCCAGCAGCAATTGTAGCTTCTGGAATATGCTCTGCTGCACTTGGAACAGATGGTGGAGGTTGTGCAAAACTTAATGAAGGGACTATTAAAACTACATTATTTATAGTAATCTTCTAGACTTAATTTAGCTTAAAAATGCAGGTTCAGTCCGTATACCCTGTTCCCTTTGTGGTGTAGTGGGATTGAAGACAACATATGCACGTGTAGACATGGAAGGGTAAGCTCTTTACCAGTATGCTTTGAAAAAGGAAATCACTAGTTCCTTTTATAATGTCTTTCACCTATAatcatttataaatatatatatatattatttatatttaaggAAAGGATTTGAAATTGCATAGTTGGTAGGTACTAGCTATCATTTAATCTTGGGTTATCTATTACTTCTTTTCATTGGTAATTTTGTGCACAAAAATAATGTTTATGAATGTCCATGTACTTATAATTTACTAGGTTTAAAGGGAATCAGAATCGTAAACTAAGAGTATGTTACTCATAATCTCCCACTAATTGAATAGCCATAATTGGTAAGCATTACATTCAAGGCATGATGGGAGAGGGATACATTTGCTTGATGCTTCATTGGTAATCCCTTAGTATATTTCCTTAGCATCGGCTGGCCAAAATGTGTGTATTAAGAGTGCCTCGCACGTCAAAAGAGTGGAAAACATTGATTCATTTATAAGAATATGGATTCCTCTACTGATTACCAATTGGTTTTGAAATGGAATATTATGATTCTTGGTATGGTATCAAAGTTCAATAGTTCTAACGAGTATTTGATCCAAAAATCCATCCGAATAGCGAGTTTATATTTCATTTGGGTGTCAGTGATACGATTTCTGCTTCTTTACCATATGTATGTACATATTTGAGAAAAACTAAATTTGAAAAGTTTAATTTAGAATGTACGTTTCCTACTTAGTGCTGTGGATATAACCACAACTCGAATCTGAAGATTTGAGAATTCTCTGTTACTAAATGGAATATCTATATCATACATTCTATTTGTTATAGACACCTATAATAATATTTGATAGTTTTGGTTAGAAATGTGCTAAGTTTATatgttaattttcttttcttgatAGTTCTTTATGTGGTGGCGGGACTGTGGAAATTATCGGACCAATTGCATCATCAGTAGAGGATCTCATGCTAGTGTAAGATTATTTTACATTAATTGTAGTTTAACTACActtcttttaattttaattgtttaaGAACTCATCTTAGAATTCCcttaataaaaaatacatctttgaATCCCAATATTTTGATAATTCTAATGGTAGATGTTGGGTGTTTCATCAGGTATTCAGCAATACTTGGTTCCTCTCTTGCTGATAGAATTAGTTTGAAACCGGTAACATTCCTTATATCTTTTGATAGATTACTAACTAAAATAATTGCATTGTTGATATTTTTCTTGCTATGTTTTATTATTGGATATTGCACCCTAAGaaccttttttattttttttattattgttctgGATAGTCCCCACCTTGTGTGCCAAACTTGTTAGCATATGACAGTTCAGATATCTTGGGATCCTTAAGACTAGGAAAGTACACAGAGGTAAGCTGTAACCCTTCTATTcagtactttttttttcttccattgtCTGATTAGTTATCAAGTTTCATGGCATAAACATCTAGTCTCATTTTCCTGCAGTGGTTTAATGATGTATATTCAACTAATATATCTGACAAATGTGATGAGGTTCTTGAACTTTTGTCAAAATCATACAATTGTGAAGTAAGTCATCACCAACCCTTGTAATACTTTTTCTAATTTCTTTCTATTTCTATTAGTGGAAGTAAAATTTAATTTTCAACATTTGGTGCAATCTGCTTATTAACCTTAATATTCCAAGGTGGTAGAAATTGTGGTCCCCGACTTACATGAGATGCGCACTGCTCATGTTGTTTCCATTGGATCTGAGTGTGCTTGTTCATTAAATCCAGATTGCGATGACGGGTATGTTcttagtaattttttttgttgttctttacttttttttttatttgtttgtttatacAAAATTCATCTGCAATTTAACTTCTTTCTTTCAGGAAACTTGAGAGACTGACATATGATACTCGTATCAGTATGGCTCTTTTTAAATCTTTTACTGCGGCAGATTATGTGGCGGCCCAGTGTCTCAGGTAAGGAAAATTCCTGGCTAACAAGACAGATATTCTTGTGGCAAATTTTTTGCATTACAACTGTCACACAAGCCATTTAAATTAAGTGAGTTATGACTGAGAAGCATCTACACATGTCAGATTCTAGTACTTGTCCACTGCAGAGTAATAGTTTGCTTCCAACTTCTTTTTGATCTGATTAACATGTGTATACAGTTCCTGAATAACATTGTTACTGATCCATAATTTCAAAATTCCAGTATGATTAGGAAACCCCAAGAATTGCTTAAGGGCTTTAGGGTTGTGAACATTGAGGactataatgttatttaatagGAAGAGAAATGGAAAacagtttttatttattatatttttatcttAATAAATCTCTTGGATATTCCCGAAGTTAATTGGAAAGTTTAAAACTTTTGGGATTGTAGGATTTTAATTGTTTAGTGAAAAAATGTATACAATTGGTCTTTCATAGAATTAAGAAAGAGAGAAATTGAGGACTGTACTATACAGCATTGTAGAGTATGTAAACAAGGTATTGAGACTTCAGAGAGGAAGTGAAGAAGGATAAGCACTCATGGAACGACAGTCTTGTCTAAAAAAATTCTAGGAATAATTAGCTTGTTAAAACCACTAATGGAAAAATTGAGTGggggattttttttaaatttctacATCTGCCCCTGAACATGGCCGCTGCTAGAACTCACATATTCAAAAGTACACTCTTAGCTACTCTGTCTTTTGAACTGTATAACAGATTATTGTTCATCTTCATTGCTCCAAAAGGCTCCACATTGTAGAACTTGAAATACAGAAATTTAGAATGTAGTTTGAAAAGAGAAGTTTAATGTTGTTTTTATTGCTGCCTTGAGCGTTTGTAGGCTTTTCTTAGCAGGGAATCAATCTATCAGTAGTTAGGCCAAGAAGTGATGAATAACCTCCAGAAAATCTTTATTGAATGATGAAAATGGTACACAGAAATAGCTATCATTCGAGAGGCTAATCTCTCCTATTACAACAAGTTCGAGAGGGCTGTTCTCTCCTTAGTAACTCAAGATGCCTTACAAAATGAAAAAGACCCTCTATATATACAAGTTGATTGGTTAAGTGATAATGCCGCCTAGGactaaaaatagaataaaaactaAGCAGCTCTTACCGGAAACACAGCTAGAGAAATAAAACAATAAAGAGTTAAAATACATAACACTTGCTATGCTAGGTATAAACAATCTTGACTGGGGGTTTATCAAGCGTATCGTAAGTGAAATGGGTTTGAAATTCTTTTACTATTTTACTTCCCAACTAGATTGATTGTATGCTTAAGTAGTATGGTTACACTTTCAAATTGCTATCTTGCTTGATTCAGGAGAAGGATGATGTACCATCTTATGGAGATATTCAAAAAGGTTGACATCATAGTTACCCCAACAACTGGGTATGTATAGCCTCTGTTAACATTCTAAATGAGTGAATGATTTGATAGATGAAAgaattttatatgcttatattaATACACATAAAATGTGATTCTTGTTGCATGCAAGTAACTATATATCATCCTATACGGAATTTAAAGTATTACTGTTATAGTTTTGTTTATTGAAAGTCGTTTTCTTGGTTTATTTTCTTCCGTCCTTTTGCTGTATTGTAAGCAAAATGACATCcattttctttctttaaattaAAACAGCATGACCGCACCTATCATACCATCAGGTGCTATTCAAGATGGAGAATCAAACATGCAGGTTACAGGTATGTTGATAACAAATAAACAACACATTCGTTTCGCATTTTTCGAGAAATTAAAAGACTGATCAAATGCATTTCTTATGTTCAGGTTACCTTATGAAGTTTGTCGCCATTGCAAATCTTCTTGGACTTCCTGCCATTTCTGTGCCTGTGAGTGATGTCCACTTTTCTCTTAAACCTATTTCTGAAAGTGCTAAAAATAACTTAACAAATTCCAATATTAGTACCAGAGGTCCCAACAAAATAAAAGTTTTGGAAAAGCATTTTTCTTTCCTTACTGCCTAACCAGCAAATATTGCTAGTGAGTAAAAACAGAACTTTTACAGTTCATCTCAGCAAAAGGATAGAGAGATTCTCTTGAATTCCTTTATTTTCCTGAGTATAAATACATGAGGATAATTGGGTTGAAAGGAAATAATATTTGGGTTCTAAGTCTGTATACTATTAAAATTGGATTCAACTAAAGGAACTGGAAATTTCTACATCAGGGTCATTCTTGCATACTTTCCCTGGCATTATACAAGACAGGCATCATACTCTAAAGGGATAATACACCATTGTCACCACAAGAATAATTGTGTTAGATAGTCACCATTAAATTACACATAATTTCTTATTGACTGGTTTTCAATCTTCTTAATCAAATGTGTTCTAAATTTAGGTGGGTTATGATAAAGAAGGCCTTCCAATAGGCTTGCAATTGATTGGTCGTCCATGGGCTGAAGCTACACTTCTGCGTTTGGCTTCTGCAGTGGAGGTATCATCAATTCTCAGAACTTGATAATTGTTGCACAATTAAGAAACAAAACTAATATTTcacaaattttctcaaaataGTAAATATAATATGATCTAAAAGAGTCAATCTTCTCATGATTTCAGGAACTCTGCCCCTTAAAGAAGAAGCCTGCATCATTTTTTGATGTTTTGCAAAGCTGAATTTGCTGCTCTCTTTACTTGAATCATTAGATTTTCATGATGTGATCACatgttttaaattaatatttgtaTGTGTCTCCCCTCACATGAGGATCGCTCTAACTATTAAGTGAAATAATTTCAAGCTGAATAGTAGTAGTGCTTGTAAAACTTCATGTGATAGTATTGGAATAGATTAGATCGTCCAACCCGAATAAACTGCCCAAACCAAACCGAAAAAACCGATAAAAAATGCAACTCAAATAATCCGACAATAATTCAAGCTACGTAATTATATTATTGGGCGGTTTGGGAATTATATCAATCCGCTCAATATAACTCGAATATACcgataaaagtttttttttcatttatacatatatatattacgaATATTATTACCTATATTATGTGTATTATTGAAAAATTTTAACaatgaatttaaaatattgttttaaagtTTCAATTTAGAATAATATGTCTAAGTTTGGAAGGTGGAAATTATACTTTTAGTTTGTTGAATCTAATTGTTTGaatattagaaaaaataaaaaaactcaaaGATTGGTTTGGGCGAGTTAACCCAGCCAAACTGCCTAAAACattggatgagttaaacttttttttctaaatttgacAGTTTAGAGTGGGATTTTTGCAATCGGAATTTTACATTGGGTTGACTAAAATATGTTACAACCGACTAAATCTACCAATGAACACTGCTAGATTAGATTGtgaaatagaaaaagaaaaatatataccaAAAAATAATCAGTGAGTTGATCATTTACACATTATAAATTATGAATACAAAGCTGTATATTATATATGAAGATTGTGAAAGAATTAAATTATTGTAAATTCCTCATAGCAACTTCAAAGGATTTTGAAATTACTTTTTCTTTTAGCTCCAACTACTCTCTTTATTCACCTTCCAAAATagaggaataaaaatcttctgcCCTCGCCTAAACGAGGAACGGGGTAGGGACGGAGGCCATTTTCTAATCTGGATGTTAAACAGGGCAAGGACGGGGATAACACTCCCCGCCCCAACGAGACCtcgtttaattttttatatatttcacatgtttctttatgtgattttgtagcatattagtaactttttaaagatttttaattttattttgaacatattTCATATATGTTTAGTGATTAAAATGGGGTGATACATATTAATTTTAGGtagttttatttttgttaaataaattGGTACCCACGATGATTCTCTGCCCCACCCCTACCAGAGCATATGCGGGGATGGGGAAGGGATGGAGATTAAAATAGTTAACGGGATGGGGGCAGGGGGAGCACCCCCACCAATTACCTGTCTTGTTTCCATCCCTAATCCTTTCTTTGTTGCATCAATGAGAAACAACCACGTGTATTCTCTTTTTTCTACTCACATGATTTACCTCTCTACCTTAGTCTACCCTTCCTTCAAAAATTTGAAATAATAAATACTGTAAATATATTATTAAACCATTTCTTTAGTAAAGTAAATTATGTgagtattataaaaaaaaaaaaaaaagtaaatcgCGTGAGTAGAAAAAGAGTAGACATGTTTTTCATTAATGCGACAAAGAAGGTGTTGGGAATACATTTTACACgatcattaatatttttatgtatgttttatatattaaacaaattaacatataaaacaacctagaaaTATGTTTCTAAttaatttcattaagtaaatcaaataacagagtttaagaatcttacttttacaCAGCGGATATTGAGACTTCTTCCTTCACTCTCTCTAACTCTTGTTCTTTTCTGTCGCAAAGTAATGACAAGAGAGTGGACTGAATCTTCAAACTATACAGTCTTTCACAATTTcctttgatcacctagactagagtgggtaaTTCTCTACACATTAGATGGAACAATTATAGAGAATAAGAGAAAGGATATGAGCGGCTACTGTAGGTCTCTTGAGTCTGTTTTTTTGCACTACTTTGAGATTACAAAACCCTAGACTTAAGTACCTATTTATAGCAACACTTTAGggttaattcaatttaattaaataattaaaataaaatatttattaattaattaaataaatatattatatacacTTTCGTATATTACCAAATCTTTAaagttttattaaaactttatatatatatttaaacaataattaattaattaaatcatttattaaaataaactaattataattttaatattgcattaatactatttatcaatttgacatcagtttgtcataattaataaatttgcccaaacTTCTCTTCTTtaaattccacatcttagtaaaaCTATCCAAAACTGACACAACAcaattttgacaatcctaattgataattaaatcaattaatggagactatctagatgatttaatcaaaggcaTTGTAGGGATcatggacccatgaattcaagctccaataagttaccataaaattattatcgaataaCTTCACTActttattaattcatcgtgactccactaacgactcggaattacactcttgcactcatagaacgctttacacttaaagtaaatatgttatccattgttacaaccatagttTGTCATTCGATCTTCTATAGATGATATACAACTAAGTCGGGtacaaattatcgttttacccttcattgtattttatccttaaataccactaagttccttataaatgatatttctgtgaactttaatcacataaatgagtactcaatcatttaagtcgttgaaccaagctataaggtgatcatcatttcacttcttgctagaagctatagatgttcatatctatgattaacactcccactcaataatactaccaagtccccaagatgtaaAATTGGGCCAGTCCATAGGGTAAGTTgataacgaacaaatcaaaggacttgactaatacaatcaattagaatactaaacactcagaattgagattgaattgacatatgatcaactttatgatatgactatattagataataacggtacatttacttatctatctaaagtcaatatcgaatcagtctgatgtaacaaatacatccgatcttatctactttgttaatgttttggaaagaacataacactacaatgtgtaatcagaccatatcgtagattggaaagtcagtgtaaatcatgtgcactgactaatcttaggactaacttacttttgaacatataatcatatttatattccattgtgattatgtcactataaatatgattagctatataaTCGGGagttaatagaagtttatattaaacaaataatcatgaaaataaaacatgtgagaaaagtgattaaccaagtaaaaaatgatttctagtattttattgatagtaaaatgagattacaaagaaattaggttttaattagagcataaaatcCCAACAGAGGGGACAACTAAGTGGGAGCAGAAAATTTTGAGTACCAAAGTGGCTAGCCAAATATGGAGATTTCTCTAAACATTATTCCATAGCTTTTAACTTGATTTTTTTAatgaattattaataaaaatctaaatttgtaaaaaaattaataaatgttaACAAAGATAATGAATATGGTTGGAATAGAATTAACAAAAGTGActatctaaaatatatatatttttaactattttagatttttaaaaaatagtgAGCACTTTTAGAGTTGCTCTCAATAAACTAATATTGTAACGTCTTCCTAATCCAgaatcgttacactgtgtattttaaatagtgtcagacttgctaatcaagtcatttggttataaatgtgtaactatggttaatgtcaagaattagggttaaaaaatttggttaaaggaaacgttgacttttcatttaaaagtttaatacatacatggaatcccaaaaggttacaa contains the following coding sequences:
- the LOC133789010 gene encoding fatty acid amide hydrolase, whose translation is MGNKRFLVPAEELDLSTVKYKLEEAKAPHLTGFGLKFFVRIIETPMIGSFIMSLLKKQNRIVELLQQTVIPESPMFRPEYPPQESELAVVTFDEDGKPEERVSLTLECLPQYDPAKCWNGDTNQTFRYWKIRDYAHAYRSRIATPSMVAEHVISVLEEFSCKKPAMPLLISFNAEEVRKQAAASTKRFAEGNPLSILDGIFMAIKDDIDCYPHPSNGGTTWMHEVRPVSEDAVSVSKLRRCGVIFVGKANMHELGMGTTGNNPNYGTTRNPHAVDRYTGGSSSGPAAIVASGICSAALGTDGGGSVRIPCSLCGVVGLKTTYARVDMEGSLCGGGTVEIIGPIASSVEDLMLVYSAILGSSLADRISLKPSPPCVPNLLAYDSSDILGSLRLGKYTEWFNDVYSTNISDKCDEVLELLSKSYNCEVVEIVVPDLHEMRTAHVVSIGSECACSLNPDCDDGKLERLTYDTRISMALFKSFTAADYVAAQCLRRRMMYHLMEIFKKVDIIVTPTTGMTAPIIPSGAIQDGESNMQVTGYLMKFVAIANLLGLPAISVPVGYDKEGLPIGLQLIGRPWAEATLLRLASAVEELCPLKKKPASFFDVLQS